From a single Pleurodeles waltl isolate 20211129_DDA chromosome 8, aPleWal1.hap1.20221129, whole genome shotgun sequence genomic region:
- the COA4 gene encoding cytochrome c oxidase assembly factor 4 homolog, mitochondrial, whose translation MSAPAPRGHNRTKVAADNDEDPLDQMISRTGCADAHYAVQECMAEHQDWRKCQKQVEHFKGCMVTYQKQKTEELQRRRKLAQEAS comes from the coding sequence ATGTCAGCACCTGCCCCACGAGGTCACAACAGGACCAAAGTAGCAGCCGACAATGACGAGGACCCTCTTGACCAGATGATCTCACGCACAGGGTGCGCAGATGCTCACTACGCCGTTCAGGAGTGCATGGCAGAACACCAGGACTGGAGAAAATGTCAGAAACAAGTTGAGCATTTTAAAGGTTGTATGGTCACATACCAGAAGCAGAAAacagaggaactgcagaggaggcgCAAGCTGGCACAGGAAGCCAGCTGA